The segment CTTGTTCTGATTTCGTCCTTAACTAGCTATCCTTTGATCGAGGCAGGGGGGAGCCGAACCGATGCCAAGGCGCGTATCGTCTCGAGCAAACCGTCTCCACCAGCGATAAGGCTCCAGACCTGCGTGTCATCGTCTCACACGTCGAGATCGGTGCCGCCTAGCGCCGGACGTCGAAGGACAACTGCGCCCGCAGCAACCGGAGAGGGGATCTGTGCTCTCAAGTCAGCATCGACTGCTGGGCGAAGATACCCGCCATCGCGCCCTGGGATGATGCTAGGGTGACCGAGGGCATGCCGGGGTTGGCGAGGTCGCCGGCGGCGTAGATACCGGGCATGCTGGTCTCGCGGCGCTCGTCGACCTTGAGGGCGATGCCGCCGGGCGTATCGACCGTGGCGAGGCCAAGTGATTCATGCAGGCTTGCGGACGGCTTGTTGCGCGGATGAGCGAACAGAATGTCGACTTCGACATTGGGGCCGGTATCGAGCTTGACGGTGGCGTTATGGCTCCCGTGATGGGCGATCCCGGTGATCCGCCCATCGATGACAGGTGTGTTGCGGCGCGCCAGATCGGCCCGGATATCGGGCGGAATGTCGTGGCCATCGGCGAAGAGCGTCAACCGGTCCAGTCGGGGAACAGCCTGGCCTGATTGTGCGACTGCCGGCCGGACCAGACGAGGCCCCAATGCTGGCCGGCGACTTCAAAGCCGTCGCAATAGGGCAAGGCACGATGGCCGTGCCCCAGCTTTCGGCAAAACCTGGAACATCCGGCATCTGGTCGGCGACGCCATAGCTCAGGATCAGGCGGCGCGCCCCAAGGCTTTCGCCATCGGCAGTGAGGACGGCGAAATCGTCGATGGCGCCGGAGATGCTGTCGGCCCGCGCATTGACCAACCTGATCGTGGGATAGCGCGCCAGCTGCTGCCGCGCCTCGGCCAGGATGTCCAGCGCTCCGCAGTGTCGAAGCCATGGTCATGGCTGACAAAACGAATCAAAAGTCGTTAAGCAAGCTCCATTACGAAGCCGGCCCTGCCCATGTCATCGCCCAAATCGAGGCCCTGTTGCGTCAGTTGCACGCGAAGGCGGCTCTGAACGTGCCGGATCCTCTCCGGTCCGCCCGTTTGTTTGCCGCGCTTTTCAAAGGATCCGATCTCCTGATTATCGCACGCTTCGATGAGGCGAGAGCAGAGGACGACAACGAAATCGAATCCTATTGCCGGTCGGCCGTCGCCATGTTCATCGCCGCGCACGGTGGCAACGACCACGCGGGCAGATAGCCTAAACGAGGCCGCGAAGGAGGGCGGCGAGCAACCAATAACACCCGCCTTTTTGGGCAGCAGCATTCAAGCGCCGCCCAAGTGGATGAAACAGGCACGGCAGCGAAAATTGGCGCTTAGACTGCGCGATCACTGCCGTTCCCCACTCACTCCCACTCGATCGTGCCGGGCGGCTTCGACGTCACGTCGTAGACCACGCGGTTGATGCCGCGGACTTCGTTGATGATGCGGGTCGCGGCGCGGCCGAGGAATTCCATGTCGTAGTGATAGAAATCCGCGGTCATGCCGTCGACGGATGTGACGGCGCGCAGCGCGCAGACGAATTCGTAGGTGCGGCCGTCGCCCATGACGCCGACGGTCTGGACCGGCAGCAGCACGGCAAAGGCCTGCCAGATGGCGTCGTAGAGGCCGGCCTTGCGGATTTCGTCGAGATAGATGGCATCGGCTTCGCGTAGGATCTCCAGCTTCTCGCGGGTGATGCCGCCGGGGCAGCGAATGGCAAGACCGGGGCCGGGGAAGGGGTGGCGGCCGATGAAGCTGTCGGGCAGGCCGAGCTCCTTGCCGAGTACGCGCACTTCGTCCTTGAAGAGTTCGCGCAGCGGCTCGACGAGCTGCATCTTCATGCGCTCCGGCAAACCGCCGACATTGTGGTGCGACTTGATGGTGACCGACGGGCCGCCGGTGAAGGAGACGCTTTCGATCACATCGGGATAAAGCGTGCCCTGGCCGAGGAAATCGGCGCCGCCGAGCTTCTTGGCCTCTTCCTCGAAGGTCTCGATGAAGAGCCGGCCGATGATCTTGCGCTTGGTCTCGGGGTCGCTGACGCCTTCGAGCTCGCCGATGAAGCGGTCGGAGGCATCGACATGCAGAAGATGCAGATTGTAGTGCTCGCGGAACATGGCGACGACATTGGCCGCCTCGTCCTTGCGCATCAGGCCATGGTCGACGAGGATGCAGGTGAGCTGATCGCCAACCGCCTCGTGGATCAGCAGCGCAGCGACGGAGGAGTCGACGCCACCAGACAGGGCGCAGATCACGCGCTTGTCGCCGACTTGCTCGCGGATCGCCTGCACCGCCTTGGCGCGATAGGCCGACATCGACCAGTCGCCCTTGATCCCCGCGATATTGTGAATGAAGTTACTGATGAGCTTGGCACCATCGGGCGTATGCACTACTTCCGGATGGAACTGCACGCCGTAATATTTGCGCTTCTCGTCGGCGATGAAGGCGAATGGCGCGTTCGATGAGGTGGCGACCACTTCAAAGCCCTCGGGCAGCGCGGTAACGCGGTCACCATGGCTCATCCACACCTGATGGCGCGAACCCTGCGACCAAAGGCCTTCGAAGAGGGCGCAATCCTTATCGACGTCCAGGAAGGCGCGGCCGAATTCGCGGTGATGGCCGCTTTCCACTTTGCCGCCGAGCTGCATGCACATGGTCTGCTGGCCGTAGCAGATGCCGAACACCGGCAGGCCGCTGTCGAAGATGATCTGCGGCGCCCGTGGCGAGCCTTCATCCACGGTCGAGGCCGGGCTGCCGGACAGGATCACGGCTTTTGGCTGCAGCCGCTTGAAACCGGCTTCGGCGGATTGAAAGGGGACGATCTCGCAATAGACGCCCGCTTCGCGCACACGCCGCGCGATGAGCTGCGTTACCTGGCTACCAAAATCGACGATGAGAACGGTGTCTGGATGTGCTGTCTGGGTCATGGCGAGCCTTTAATGAAAAGCGCTTTCCCTGGCAATCCGGCAAATCAAGCCGGAGCCGATTTTATTGTCCCCATTGTATCAGCCGACGCGTCGCTCAGAACCAGAAAACGCCGTCTTCCAGCGCCGTGAACAACCCATCGACGGCATAGGAGAGTTTGCGGTCGATGACGTGCAGATATTCGCTCCAGCCGGAAATATGCTGCAGCTCGACCAGGCCATCGGAAATGCCGCGCAGTCCGATCAGCGGCCGGTCGTAGATCTGGCAGACACGCAGTACGGAGAAGGTTTCCATATCCACCATGTCGGCGGCGATGCGGCCATAGGCATCGGCGCCCGAGATGACATTGCCGCCGGTCGAAAGGCTCGCTTCCGGGATGGCGGGAATGCGCAGCGGCAGCTCGATCGTAGCCGGCTGATCGAGGAACGGCGTGCGGCCTTTCTCAAAGCCGAGCGGTGAAGCGTCCATGTCGCGATAGGAAACCGAGGTGACCTGGTAGACCTCGGTTTGCTCCAGCTTGGAGGAGCCGGCCGAACCCAGCGAGACCACCATGTCCGGCAGATCGTCCTGCGCTTCGAGCTGAGAGAGCGCCCGCGTCATGACGATGGCCGCTTCGACCGGGCCGACGCCGGTCATCAGCGGATCGATGCGGGAGCGCAGGAACGGGCCGTATTCCGCCTCCGCCGCCATGACGAATAGGATCGATTTTCCCGATACGCGCTTCAGTTCGAATTTCATCCGGTAATTCCCTCTCGGCCTCGGATGACCATCATCGTCCCGGTCATGGAGGCAATCAGCTTGGCAGGCCCGTCGCTTATGGCATAGGCCCGTCCATCGGCGACGATAATGGTGCTGCCGGGCTTGGTAACATCGCCCCGAAATAGAAAGCGCTCGCCGCGTCCCGGCGACATCAGGTTGATCTTGAATTCGATCGTGAGAATCGATGCATCGGGATCGATGACGCTGTAGGCGGCAAAGCCGCAGGCCGAATCCAGTGCGGCGGCGATGATGCCGGCGTGCAGGATGCCGTGTTGCTGGGTCAGCTTGACGTCGAAGGGCAGCTCGATCTCGACCGTGCCATGCTCGACGCGCGTCAACTCCGCACCGATGGTCGCCATCGCCGCCTGACGCTCGAAACTCGTCCGAATACGCGTCCGAAAGTCGCCGCTACTGCTTTCCCCAGTCATCCTCTTCCCTTTCGCGGCTGCGAAATTGGCATGGCGGGAGAGTTTGGACAAGGGCATTACGGTGGAATTCGCCTTTCCCCTGATGGTGGGCATCCCCTATGTTCATCAGCACATTAGAAATGGAACCGAGATGACGACGATCTTGCAATCGACGAAAGCCTACGAGACCTGGATGCGCACGCAATTGGGCGCCGATCTCGTCGAGACCGATCTCCAAAAGAAGCACAAGAAGATGAAGAGCGGCGGTTTCGTCTTCCTGCGCGCCACCTATTGGCGCTGGGCCGAGACCATCTTCGACATCTGCCCCGATCTTGCGAGCGCGCCGCAAGTGCTGGCAATCGGCGATACGCATCTGGAGAATTTCGGCACCTGGCGCGACGAGGAGGGACGGCTGGTCTGGGGTGCCAACGATTTCGACGATGCGGCGGTCATGCCCTATGCGCTGGATCTCGTGCGCCTCGCGACAAGCGCGATCCTTGCGCGAGGCGCCACCGCTCCGACGCCACGCGCCATCGCAGAAGCCATCCTTGGCGGTTATCGCCGCGGGCTGAAGGCGCCGTCACCGGTCATTCTGGAGCGTGATTACAAGTGGCTGCGCAACGATGTCATCCTTTCGAATGCCGAGCGCAAGGAATTCTGGGACAAATATCGCGATCTGCCGCCTCCGGCCAAGCCTGTACCCGCGCCTTATCTTGACGCGCTGCGTCGATCGCTGCCGGATGAAAGGGTTCCTTTCATCGCCAAGCCGCGCACCGCTGGCACCGGCAGCCTCGGCCGCCCCCGGTTTATCGCTGATGTCGAATGGCGCGGCGGGCCGGTTCTCCGCGAGGTCAAGGCACTCGCTCAATCCGCCTGGTCGCTCCGACACAATCCATCCGATTCGACGATCCGCACGGGCATCATCGCCTCCGGCCGCGCCCGCTCTCCCGATCCGCGCTATCAGGTGATCGACAAGCTGCTGGTCCGTCGCCTTTCGCCGAACAGCCGTAAAATCGAAGTCGAGGGCGATGCGCAAATCCTTCTGTCGCCGGATATGCTCGACCTGATGGGCTTCGAGATCGCCAACTGCCATGCCGATGACGTTTCCCGGCTTCACGGAATTCTGGACGATCTCGACAAGCGGGAAGTGGATTGGCTCAGGAATTCCGCCAAGGCAGCCGCGGCTGCGATCAGTATCGAGCAGGCGGAATTCGCCAGAAGGTGGTAAGGTAAACGGGATCTTCTTCATCCGCCCTCGTGGTTCGAGACGACCCTGCGGGCCTCCTCACCATGAGGGCTATTCTTTTGCACAAGTCGCGGTGAATGGGCTTTTGTGCCGACGCGATATTCTCTCCGCCTCATCCTGAGGAGCGGAGCGCCCTGAGCTTGTCGAAGGGCGCGCAGCCTCGAAGGACGAGGACGGCCCGGTAAACACGTCACCCCCGCAACGCAGTAGGCCGTCCGATCCGCACGATATGTTGGTCCCATGCGACATCGCTGTGCTGCTTCAGAAATTCCCCATCATAGGACGATACCGCAAACCCGTGCTCGGCCGGCGCGATGCCCGCCGCATCCGGCACGCTCTCGACCTTCAACACCGCACCGGTCTTCGCATCTAAAGTCACCGACGTACCTTGGACCGGCGAGGTGACGCCGACAAGGTTGTCCGTGCGGTTGACGGCGATGGCGCCGACGTAGTTGCCGAGGGCGCGGGTGGTGTCGTCGGGCAGGGAGATGAAGGTCAGGTCTTCTCCCTCGGAGAAATGGCCGACGAGCGGCGGCAGGTCGTTGCGATGGCCCTCATATTGGCAGGCAAACCAGATCCGGCCTTGCGCATCGATATCGACATGGCGGGTGGAAACCTCAGCATATTGGGGCGGCAGGGCGTGTTTTTCGATCAGCCGGCCGCTTGCCGCATCGATCAGCGTCAGCGACGGCTCCATGTGATCGAGGTTGAGCTTGGTGCGGCCGAAATCCGGATGGGTCTCGATGCCGCCATTGGCGACGATCAATAGTCTCCCGTCGTCGGAAACCGTCATGTCGTGCGGGCCGGTGCCATAGGTTTCGTATTCGCCGATACGCGCGAAGCGATTGCGGGCGTCGTATATGCCGATGATGCCCCGGCTGTCGTCGAAATCATTCTCGCTGGCGTAAAGCAGCTTTCCATCTGGGGAAAACGTGCCATGGCCGTAGAAATGCCGGCCCTCGCGCGCGGTGATGACGATAGGCTCGCCCTTGTTCCAGGGATCGAAGATCATCGCATAGGTTCCGGGGCGGCGGGCGAAGGCGACGGTCTTGCCGGTCGCCTTCGAAAAGGCCATGCCGTGGGCGCGGGCGGGCAGTGCCACCTGATCGAGGATCTGGCCGCGTTCGGTCACCGTCGCGACGGCAAAGGAACCGTCTGATGTGCGGATGCCGGAAGCATAGACCGCGTCAGCCCGCTCCAGCGCCATCAGCGCACCCGGCTTCAAGGCGGCCAGAAAGGTAAGTCCGGCCGCTTTCACGAAGGCCCTGCGGTCGATCAGCGCGCTCCGCATGCCATCAATCCCCGTCAGCGAAGGAGAACCCGGCGGAAAGGCCGATCGCGCCGCCATAATCGTCGCTGAAGGCGGTGGTGAGGTCGCGCGTGACATTCAGCAGCTTGTCGATCTTGGCGCGCTCGGCATCGTTGTCAAGCGCCGCTTCGATATCGGGATTGACCGTCGGCGCAGTCAGGGTCAGTTCTTTCAGTAGACCATCGATCTTGTCGGCGATGTTGCGCTTGTCGGCAGGCATAAGATCGGCCATGCCGGCTTTTTCCCAGAGCGTTTTCAGCCCATCGAGATTGCCCGACAGCGAGGCCCAGGTGTTACCGGAACGCCAGTAGATCGCCATTTTCGGCCGTGCCGTAGCAGGGTCGCCCTTGTAAAAGGTCTCGAGCCGCTGATCCCTGACATTTCCGGCGCCATGCACGAGAATGCCAAGCAGCGCCGTCACGGCTTCCTTATTGTCCATGAAGTCGTCGCTGCTCTTGCCGGGATTTTTCCAGGACTTCTGCACGCCGTTCGGATCATCCCATTCGTCGGCTATTTCCTTCGCCGTGTTTTCAATATTGCCGGCGACGGCCGCACCATAGCGGCAGCGAAACCCTTGCTTTTCGGTGCTGAGGACGCTGGAGCCGTTACCATAGAGCACATATTCCAGCGCCGTCAGGCTCATCAAAGCCACGCTCTTGCCGGCGACTGCTTCGACCGTGGTGTCCTGCTCGTCGCCCTTGGCGATCAGTGCCTGCACTTGCCGAAGACCGACACCCTTGCGGTCGGGATAGAAGAGGATGTGTTCGAAGCGGTTCTTTTCGAGGATCGGTCCGGTCTGCACGATCTCGATGCGCGACCAGCTTTTGACCGTGTCGCCGAAAGCGGATTGCGCGTTTGTGAGGCTTGCGGCGGAAGGATCGGCGCAGAGCGCCTTCATCGCCTCGGTCAGCTTTGAGGCGCTCTCCTGCATGGCACGGTAGCCGGGCCGGATGACGTCATCTACGGCCCGCTGCAACACCGCCGGCACGGCTGCTTCGTTCAGCCCGGCTCCATTGGCCGTCGCGTCCTGAGCATTGGCGGGCAGCGCCGCAAGGCTGAGGAGAAGGCCGGCCGCGAAAGGTTTCCAATGGCGCATCAGAGGGACTCCAGAAAATCGATGAGCGCTTGCCTGTCGTTCTGCGGCAGGTTTGCGAATGTATTGCGGGCCTTTTCCGCCTCTCCTCCATGCCAGAGGATGGCTTCGGTGAGCGTGCGGGCACGGCCATCATGCAGGTAGGCTTGCTGGCCGCTGACCGTTTGCGTGAGGCCTATACCCCAGAGTGGCGGTGTGCGCCAATCGCGTCCGGATGCCACACCGACCGGCTGGCCATCGGAAAGCCCGTCGCCCATGTCGTGCAGCAGGAAATCGGAATAGGGCCAGATGAGTTGGAAAGCCTGCGCCGTGGCCATGCCGTCGCTGCCTTTGAGATCGTCGCGGGTGACGAATTTCGGCGTGTGACAGGCAGCACAGCCGGACTGATAGAAAAGTTCCTTGCCGTGCAGCACGTCGGGAAAGCTTGCTTTGCGGCGCGCCGGCACGGCGAGGTTTTCGGAATAGAAGGTGACGAGATCAAGGATCGGTCCCGGTGCTTCCGTATCGCCGAGACGCTTCTGCACGCCGGTTGGCATGGAAAGACAATGCGCCTCCTTCGCCGTGCAGTCGCCGTGGGCATTCGGCTGGTCGGGCGTGGAAATGCCGATATCATTGAGGAAGGCGTCCGCCACCTGATCGCGCACGCTGGCATTCTGCGCCTTCCAGCCGAAGCGGCCGAGCGCGAGCTGGCCAGTGCGGTGGTCGCGGACCACGGCCGCGCGGCCGCGAATGCCGTCGCCATCTTTGTCGTCCGGATCGGCATGCGCGAGGATATCGGCATCCGGAATGGCTTCTATCAGGCCGAGACCGATCATCGAAGGTGCGACGCGCGGCGAGATCGTCGTTGTCTCGCCAAGCGGACCGTAGGCGAGGCCGGTCACGGCATAATGCGGCTTGCGCAGTGAAACGGTTTCGCTGCCAGCCAGCGTCACCGTTTCCTCAGTATAGGTGACGGCCACCCTACCCTCTGCGGCGAGGCCAGGCACGGCGAGATCCTGCAACTGCGCGCCATAGGTCGAATCCGGAAAATTGAGCGCCTTGAAATCCTTCAGGGCCTGTTCCTCTTCCGGCGTGATCGCCGGCCGGGCCAGCCGCAGCACCATCGAGGTGGCAGGAGCTCCCGCCGTCTCCGGCGGATGACCGCGGCCATCCCTGATGTGGCAGCTCTGACAGGAGCGGGCGTTGAACAACGGTCCCAGCCCGTCGGTTGCCTGCGTGGAAGAGGGCGAGGAGACCCAGAGCTGGCGGAACAGCGCATTGCCGAGGTGGAAATTCTCCTGACAATCCAGGCTCAGATTAGCGGAAGGCTGTGAAAAGATGTTGCGGCCGACGGGAGCGATCGACGTCGTCGCGCCGCTCTCCATCGCCTCATAGGGCTCGGCCTTGGAAAAATCCGCAGTCGGGCGGGTCACGTCCTGAACTTTCTTCAGGGTGTCGGCTGTGAGATCGGTGCGGACGGTCGGGAAATTCAGAACATCGGCTGCTGCCAGCGTAACGGCAAAAACCAGAAAGCCCGCTGCGAGAGCGGGCAAGATTGTGCTGACAACCGGAATGCGGATCATCTGGATCAGGGCGGCAGCATCATCGGATGCCGCCGCCCTCCTTTGTTACTTCTTGAAGACGGCGTTAGGATTATCCAGGCTATCAGAGCCTTCAAGCTTGATCGTGCCGAGATCGAGGTCGGCGACGACGCGCTGGATGCTCTTCGTCTGATCGAGCAGGCCGTCGATCGCCTTCTGGACGGTGGCGTTGCCGGCCGTATTGCCTTCGGCGATCATCTGGTCGTATTTCTCGACCGTCTCGCCGCGATGAACCATGGCTTTCATGGCATCGAGCGTCGCGTTCAGCTTGCCTTCCATCTCCTTGTCCAGCGCCTTGTCCTTGGCGGCGACAAGATCGTGCAGCGACGGACCTTTCATCTTGGTGCCGTCGACGCGGGTGTAATTGCCGTTATAGGCGGCGGCGATGCCGATGGCGGCATTGTTGTGGGAGTTATAAGTATTGTCGGAGAAGCAGTCGTGCTCCTGCTCGGGATCGTGCAGCAGCAGGCCGAGCTTCATACGCTCGCCGGCGAGTTCGCCATAGGAGAGCGAGCCCATGCCTGTCAGGATGGCGGCGAGACCGGCCTTCGGATCGGCTTCGATGTGTTTCGTGGCTTCGCCATCCGGCGCCCAGTCATTGGCCATTTCCTGCATGGCAGAGACCAGCAGTGTCGAGGCCGATTTCAGATATTCGCCGCGGCGGTCGCAATTGCCGTGCGTGCAATTCTTCAGGTCGTAGTCGGTGGCGGGGCGTTCGCCGGCGCCCGGTCCGGTGCCGTGCAGATCTTGGCCCCAGAGCAGGAATTCGATGGCATGGTAGCCGGTCGCGACATTGGCTTCGACGCCGCCGGCTTGCTGTAGCGTGCCGGAGAGGAATTCCGGCGTCAGATGCGAAGCGTCGACATCCTTGCCGTTGATCTTGATCGTCTTGTTGGCGATGACATTGGCGACATAAAGCGAATTCTCATCGCTCTCGGTGCCATAGGAGGCATCGACATAGTCGATAAGACCTTCGTCCAGCGGCCAGGAATTCACCGCGCCTTCCCAATCGTCGACGATCGGATTGCCGAAGCGGTAGACTTCCGTCTGCTCGTAGGGAACGCGCGCCTTGATCCAGGCAGCCTGGGCCGCCTTCAGCGTCTTGTCGCTGGGATTGGCAAGCAACGCGTCGATCGCCTTGTCCAGTGCCTGCGCCGTGGTCAGCGCGTCCTGATACTTGGCATGGCCCACTTCGGCGTAATGCTTGATGATGGTAGCCGGCTCGGGCGCGGCCGCAAGCGCCGGAAGGGTGGACATGGCGGTCGAGGCGACGGCCAGCGCCAGGGCGGCGCCAAAATTGATTTTCAGTTTCATAATCCTCTCCTGTGACAACGGGGGCGTCGTCGGAAACTTGTAAAATTGTCTCATGTATTAAAAACAAACTGGTGTCAAACACTCTAGTTTGGAATGATTTTAAAGCGGGAAATTATCGGTTCCAGCATCGGCAAAGGCGTAGAGTTGCTGGAAAAAGCAGCAAATGCCGCATCGTCTCATTTCGCCGATGCAGCAATATCCGTCACGGGCGGGGAGTGAGCCTGCCTATCCCTTCCGCTGCAGCCGGCAGAAGAAAAAGCCATCGGTATCGGTTGATGCCGGGGTCAGCGTGATGGTTTTGCCGTCCGATGAGCGCGGCTTCGGCGCGTCGCTGCCGAACAGCTTCTCCCAGGAGCTCAGCGCTTCGACCACGTCGAAGTCCGGATTGTTGGCGGCAAAGCGGTTGACCTGCGTTTCGTTTTCCTCCGGCAGGACCGAGCAGGTGACATAGAGCAGCGCGCCGCCGGGGCGGACGAACTCGCAGGCTTGGGCCAGCGCTTCCTGCTGCTGACTTGTGCGCTCGTCGAGGTTCTTCTGTGTCAGCCGCCATTTCGTATCGGGGCGGCGGCGCCAAGTACCGGTGCCGGTGCAGGGCGCATCGACCAGCACCTTGTCGAATTTGCCGCGCAGCGGAAGCAGGCCGTTTCGTTCGTCATGAACCTGGACATTGCGCGTGCCGGCGCGCTTCAGGCGCTCGATGATCGGGGCCAGCCGCCGTCGATCGGAATCATAGGCATGGACCTGACCCTTATTGTGCATCGCGGCCGACATGGCGAGCGTCTTCCCGCCGCCGCCGGCGCAATAGTCGAGCACCTGATCGCCTTCTTCAGGCAGAACGAGATCGGCAACGATCTGCGATCCTTCGTCCTGCACCTCGAACCAGCCTTTCTGGAAGGAAAGTTCGGCGGTGACATTCGGCAGGCGCGATGCGCCTTCGCCGGCGGGAATGCGGATGCCGTAACGGGCGATCTTCGAGGCATGGGCTCCAGCGCGTTCCAGCGCCTTCACCGCCTTGTCGCGGCTGGCTTTCAGCGCATTGGCGCGCAGATCGAGTGTCGGCCGCTCAGCCAATGCCTGCGCTTCCGCAAGCCAGCTATCGCCGAATGCCTGTTGGAAGGAATGTTCGACCCATTCAGGAATATCGCCCTGGATGTGGCGAGGCGCGTCCTCGATCTTGCGGGCGGCAAAGGCTGCCAGCGCCTCGGCGCTTGGTGGTTCGGGGGCGAATTTGTCGCCGTCGAGTTCTGCGGCCAGCATTTCGGGCGTCAAGCCCCATTGGCGAAAGAGGACGGCATGGGCAAGCGCTGAGGGGCTGTCGTCGCCCATCAGCCAGGCATGGGACAGCCGCATGCGCAGGGCGTCGTAGACGATATTGCCGATTGCGGCACGGTCGCCGGAGCCGGCGAAGCGATGGGCCAGTCCCCAATCCTTCAGGGCATCGGCCACCGGTCGCTTGCGCGCTTCGATATCGGCAAGAACTTCGATGGCCCCCTGCAGCCGGCCGCCCAGACGCATTCACTATTCTCCTGCTTGCGCATGGCTCCGAAATCACCTGGATTGCCGGAAAGGCTCATGCGCCCACCAAAGTGTCACTGACACCTCATCAATCCGCACGAAATAGGCACGTGGCGGCAGATTATTGAGACGTCTCAACCGCGTGGTAACCGCGATTGACGGAGAGAGCAAGCGTCAGGCCGAAATGCCGGGATCGTTGCCGGCAAATCCGCCGGTTACTTCGAGGCGACGACGTCGTAACAAACGCTCGCTGTGCCGGAGGCAACCATGCCGATATCCTGCGCTGCAGCACGGGAAAGATCGAGCACGCGCCCGCGGATGAAAGGTCCACGATCGTTGATGCGAACGACGACGCTGCGGCCATTGTGGCGGTTGGTCACCCTCAGACGTGTACCGAAAGCAAGCGAGCGGTGGGCGGCAGTAAAATTGCCTGAACTCATACGTTCCCCGGAAGCAGTCTTGGAGCGTCCCCCGTACCATGATGCACCCCCGCACCCCGATGCTGCAAATGCATCCGTCGAGAGGATAGCAAAAGCGGCGGATATAGTTGCGATGATCGCAATTGAACGATTGATTTTCTTCAAACCGATTTTCCCTCAAACAATTGAACTTGCGCCTGGTGAGCGGCGGGGGCTTAAATCGGGCGAAAAATGGCAAAAAAGTGCCTGCTAATATCACGGAATGTTACGAGATGTAACATTCGTGATTTATGACAACTTATATTATTAATAGCTAAAATTAAGATTCGATGGAAAAAACCTAATGGAATCAGTTAAAAACCGAACGAATTTTCCTAAATCGATGTTGCAATGCAGAAGATCACGAAATTTGAAAAAATAATTTTCCGACTTCGCCTTATTTGCTGCCGCATTTGTGCAATTTCAGAGACCATTAACCATAAATGTGGAGCAAATTGAACTCACCAATATGGATTAGTAGGAATTTTCGTGCGATTTTTTGAAGGAGCGATCGCGAGTTCGCTTAGCCGCGCCAGCGCCCCGAGGACCACAATTGCGCGAGCGACATACGGTAGTCCGGATAGCGGAATGGGAAGCCAAGCGCGCGCAGTTTTGCGTTCGAAACACGCTTGTTCTCGCCATA is part of the Rhizobium sp. CB3090 genome and harbors:
- a CDS encoding imelysin family protein; translated protein: MRHWKPFAAGLLLSLAALPANAQDATANGAGLNEAAVPAVLQRAVDDVIRPGYRAMQESASKLTEAMKALCADPSAASLTNAQSAFGDTVKSWSRIEIVQTGPILEKNRFEHILFYPDRKGVGLRQVQALIAKGDEQDTTVEAVAGKSVALMSLTALEYVLYGNGSSVLSTEKQGFRCRYGAAVAGNIENTAKEIADEWDDPNGVQKSWKNPGKSSDDFMDNKEAVTALLGILVHGAGNVRDQRLETFYKGDPATARPKMAIYWRSGNTWASLSGNLDGLKTLWEKAGMADLMPADKRNIADKIDGLLKELTLTAPTVNPDIEAALDNDAERAKIDKLLNVTRDLTTAFSDDYGGAIGLSAGFSFADGD
- the guaA gene encoding glutamine-hydrolyzing GMP synthase is translated as MTQTAHPDTVLIVDFGSQVTQLIARRVREAGVYCEIVPFQSAEAGFKRLQPKAVILSGSPASTVDEGSPRAPQIIFDSGLPVFGICYGQQTMCMQLGGKVESGHHREFGRAFLDVDKDCALFEGLWSQGSRHQVWMSHGDRVTALPEGFEVVATSSNAPFAFIADEKRKYYGVQFHPEVVHTPDGAKLISNFIHNIAGIKGDWSMSAYRAKAVQAIREQVGDKRVICALSGGVDSSVAALLIHEAVGDQLTCILVDHGLMRKDEAANVVAMFREHYNLHLLHVDASDRFIGELEGVSDPETKRKIIGRLFIETFEEEAKKLGGADFLGQGTLYPDVIESVSFTGGPSVTIKSHHNVGGLPERMKMQLVEPLRELFKDEVRVLGKELGLPDSFIGRHPFPGPGLAIRCPGGITREKLEILREADAIYLDEIRKAGLYDAIWQAFAVLLPVQTVGVMGDGRTYEFVCALRAVTSVDGMTADFYHYDMEFLGRAATRIINEVRGINRVVYDVTSKPPGTIEWE
- a CDS encoding DUF1513 domain-containing protein, with translation MRSALIDRRAFVKAAGLTFLAALKPGALMALERADAVYASGIRTSDGSFAVATVTERGQILDQVALPARAHGMAFSKATGKTVAFARRPGTYAMIFDPWNKGEPIVITAREGRHFYGHGTFSPDGKLLYASENDFDDSRGIIGIYDARNRFARIGEYETYGTGPHDMTVSDDGRLLIVANGGIETHPDFGRTKLNLDHMEPSLTLIDAASGRLIEKHALPPQYAEVSTRHVDIDAQGRIWFACQYEGHRNDLPPLVGHFSEGEDLTFISLPDDTTRALGNYVGAIAVNRTDNLVGVTSPVQGTSVTLDAKTGAVLKVESVPDAAGIAPAEHGFAVSSYDGEFLKQHSDVAWDQHIVRIGRPTALRG
- a CDS encoding PaaI family thioesterase, whose translation is MTGESSSGDFRTRIRTSFERQAAMATIGAELTRVEHGTVEIELPFDVKLTQQHGILHAGIIAAALDSACGFAAYSVIDPDASILTIEFKINLMSPGRGERFLFRGDVTKPGSTIIVADGRAYAISDGPAKLIASMTGTMMVIRGREGITG
- a CDS encoding DUF2252 family protein; translation: MTTILQSTKAYETWMRTQLGADLVETDLQKKHKKMKSGGFVFLRATYWRWAETIFDICPDLASAPQVLAIGDTHLENFGTWRDEEGRLVWGANDFDDAAVMPYALDLVRLATSAILARGATAPTPRAIAEAILGGYRRGLKAPSPVILERDYKWLRNDVILSNAERKEFWDKYRDLPPPAKPVPAPYLDALRRSLPDERVPFIAKPRTAGTGSLGRPRFIADVEWRGGPVLREVKALAQSAWSLRHNPSDSTIRTGIIASGRARSPDPRYQVIDKLLVRRLSPNSRKIEVEGDAQILLSPDMLDLMGFEIANCHADDVSRLHGILDDLDKREVDWLRNSAKAAAAAISIEQAEFARRW
- a CDS encoding 5'-methylthioadenosine/S-adenosylhomocysteine nucleosidase (Enables the cleavage of the glycosidic bond in both 5'-methylthioadenosine and S-adenosylhomocysteine), whose product is MKFELKRVSGKSILFVMAAEAEYGPFLRSRIDPLMTGVGPVEAAIVMTRALSQLEAQDDLPDMVVSLGSAGSSKLEQTEVYQVTSVSYRDMDASPLGFEKGRTPFLDQPATIELPLRIPAIPEASLSTGGNVISGADAYGRIAADMVDMETFSVLRVCQIYDRPLIGLRGISDGLVELQHISGWSEYLHVIDRKLSYAVDGLFTALEDGVFWF